In a genomic window of Thiosocius teredinicola:
- the napA gene encoding nitrate reductase catalytic subunit NapA, with the protein MKQTRRDFIKTNAIAATAAAAGITIPGVSAVAAPADSTIRWDKAACRFCGTGCSVLVGTKEGRVVATQGDPDAPVNRGLNCIKGYFLSKIMYGKDRLTQPLLRKRNGVYDKEGDFEPVSWDEAFNTMADKWKTAIKNDLAANQGKPPEELVSSVGMFGSGQWTVWEGYAASKLYKAGFRSNNIDPNARHCMASAVGAFIRAFGADEPMGCYDDLEHADAFVLWGSNMAEMHPILWSRLTDTRLTKPGCEVHVLSTFEHRSFELADNGMIFKPQTDLAILNYIANYIVQNDAVNWDFVNQHVNFTKTPTDIGYGLRPNDPREQAAKNAGKGKLAKIDFEEYKKTLEPYTLEYVSELSGVPADRLEALAKIYADPNKKVVSYWTMGFNQHVRGVWVNGLCYNVHLLTGKISEPGNGPFSLTGQPSACGTAREVGTFAHRLPADLVVKKKPHRDFAEKVWRLPEGTLPGKVGYHAVLQSRMLKDGKLNCYWVQCNNNMQAGPNINDEIYPGWRNPKNFVVVSDPYPTVSATAADLILPTAMWAEKEGAYGNAERRTQFWRQQVKAPGESRSDVWQVVEFSKYFKAEDVWPDDLLAKMPEYRGKTLFDILYANGQVDKFPKETVTDDRGNAYDNDEMEHFGFYLQKGLFEEYRIFGTEGPKKGHDLGEFAAYHKSRGLRWPVVNGKETLWRYREGYDPFVEKGKGIQFYGNADGRANIITAPYEPPAEAPDAEYDLWLTTGRVLEHWHSGSMTRRVPELYRAVPDAVVYMHPKDAEKRGLKRGMSAKITSRRGDIVCRVETRGRNKPPEGLVFVPWFDASRLVNKLTLDATDPLSKETDFKKNAVKVEVA; encoded by the coding sequence ATGAAACAGACACGCCGCGACTTCATCAAGACCAATGCGATCGCAGCCACCGCGGCCGCGGCAGGCATCACCATTCCGGGTGTTTCAGCCGTTGCGGCCCCGGCGGACAGTACGATTCGCTGGGACAAAGCTGCATGTCGTTTCTGCGGCACCGGCTGTTCGGTACTGGTTGGTACAAAGGAAGGCCGCGTGGTGGCCACGCAGGGTGACCCGGATGCGCCGGTCAATCGTGGCCTCAACTGTATCAAGGGCTACTTCCTGTCGAAGATCATGTACGGCAAGGATCGCCTGACCCAGCCCTTGCTGCGCAAGCGCAACGGCGTATATGACAAAGAAGGCGATTTTGAACCCGTCTCGTGGGACGAAGCGTTCAACACCATGGCCGACAAATGGAAAACGGCGATCAAGAACGATCTGGCCGCGAACCAAGGAAAGCCGCCCGAAGAACTCGTTTCGAGCGTGGGCATGTTCGGCTCTGGTCAATGGACGGTCTGGGAAGGCTATGCGGCGTCCAAGCTGTACAAGGCCGGCTTCCGCTCAAACAACATCGATCCCAACGCCCGCCACTGCATGGCGTCGGCCGTCGGCGCGTTCATTCGCGCATTCGGCGCCGATGAGCCGATGGGCTGCTACGACGATCTCGAACATGCCGACGCGTTCGTGCTGTGGGGATCGAACATGGCCGAGATGCACCCGATTCTGTGGTCGCGCCTGACCGATACGCGCCTGACCAAGCCGGGGTGCGAAGTGCACGTGCTGTCGACGTTCGAGCACCGCAGTTTCGAGCTTGCCGACAACGGCATGATCTTCAAGCCTCAGACCGACCTGGCGATCCTCAACTACATCGCCAACTACATCGTGCAGAACGATGCGGTTAACTGGGACTTCGTCAATCAACACGTCAACTTCACCAAAACGCCGACCGACATCGGTTATGGCCTGCGCCCCAACGATCCACGCGAGCAGGCGGCGAAGAACGCCGGCAAAGGCAAACTCGCCAAGATCGATTTCGAGGAATATAAGAAAACCCTCGAGCCCTACACGCTGGAGTACGTATCCGAGCTTTCCGGTGTGCCGGCGGATCGACTCGAGGCGCTGGCCAAGATCTACGCCGATCCGAACAAGAAGGTCGTGTCGTATTGGACCATGGGCTTCAACCAGCACGTACGCGGCGTTTGGGTGAACGGTCTCTGCTACAACGTGCACCTGCTGACCGGCAAGATCTCCGAGCCCGGCAACGGTCCGTTCTCGTTGACCGGTCAACCCTCGGCATGCGGTACCGCTCGCGAGGTGGGTACCTTCGCGCATCGCCTGCCGGCTGATCTTGTCGTCAAGAAAAAGCCGCACCGCGACTTCGCTGAAAAGGTCTGGCGACTGCCGGAAGGCACCCTGCCGGGTAAGGTCGGCTATCACGCGGTATTGCAGAGCCGTATGCTCAAAGACGGCAAACTGAACTGCTACTGGGTTCAGTGCAACAACAACATGCAGGCCGGTCCGAACATCAATGACGAGATCTATCCGGGCTGGCGCAATCCGAAGAACTTCGTGGTGGTTTCCGACCCGTACCCGACGGTGTCCGCTACTGCTGCCGACCTGATCCTGCCGACGGCGATGTGGGCCGAGAAGGAAGGCGCCTACGGCAACGCCGAGCGCCGCACGCAGTTCTGGCGCCAGCAGGTCAAAGCGCCGGGCGAGTCTCGCTCCGACGTATGGCAGGTGGTCGAGTTCTCGAAATACTTCAAGGCCGAAGACGTGTGGCCCGACGACCTGTTGGCAAAGATGCCCGAGTACCGTGGCAAGACCCTGTTCGACATCCTGTATGCCAACGGCCAGGTCGACAAGTTCCCGAAAGAAACTGTCACCGACGATCGCGGCAACGCCTACGACAACGATGAGATGGAACACTTCGGTTTCTATCTGCAGAAGGGGCTGTTCGAGGAATACCGCATCTTCGGCACCGAAGGGCCGAAGAAAGGTCACGACCTTGGCGAATTCGCGGCCTATCACAAGTCGCGCGGGCTGCGCTGGCCGGTGGTCAACGGCAAAGAGACCCTGTGGCGCTATCGCGAGGGCTACGACCCGTTTGTCGAAAAGGGCAAGGGCATCCAGTTCTACGGCAATGCCGATGGTCGCGCCAATATCATCACCGCGCCCTACGAGCCGCCGGCCGAGGCGCCGGATGCAGAATACGATCTGTGGCTGACCACCGGCCGCGTGCTAGAGCACTGGCATTCCGGTTCGATGACGCGTCGCGTTCCGGAGTTGTATCGCGCCGTGCCGGATGCCGTGGTCTACATGCACCCCAAGGATGCTGAAAAGCGCGGCTTGAAGCGCGGCATGTCGGCCAAGATCACCAGTCGTCGCGGCGACATTGTGTGCCGTGTCGAAACGCGTGGACGCAACAAGCCGCCGGAAGGCCTGGTGTTCGTTCCCTGGTTCGATGCCAGCCGCCTGGTCAACAAGCTCACGCTCGATGCCACCGATCCGCTGTCGAAGGAGACCGACTTCAAAAAGAACGCGGTCAAGGTCGAGGTCGCATAG
- the napG gene encoding ferredoxin-type protein NapG — protein sequence MAKGKDQHGKVDPARRRFLTDTLRTAVGVGLVAMTLGVYQRQARALPATAIRPPGAGDEQAFQAACVRCGLCVRDCPYDTLKLAQLGDEVALGTPYFHARDIPCEMCDDIPCVKACPTGALDPALTEINAARMGLAVVVDQEACIAFQGLRCEVCFNVCPVRGKAITLNYQHNDRSGKHALFIPVVHSKDCTGCGKCEKSCILEEAAIKVFPLALAKGMLGKHYRLGWEQKADAGKALVTPDAPHQYNLPEGMRYEHGGKGLVPEQQPGQQGVPPFSDNPLDTLNRKGGL from the coding sequence ATGGCAAAGGGTAAAGACCAGCACGGCAAGGTCGATCCGGCGCGGCGTCGGTTTCTGACCGATACGCTGCGCACCGCGGTCGGTGTCGGCCTGGTGGCGATGACGCTTGGCGTCTATCAGCGCCAGGCGCGCGCCTTGCCGGCTACTGCGATCCGTCCGCCCGGCGCCGGTGATGAGCAGGCGTTTCAGGCTGCCTGCGTGCGCTGTGGTCTGTGCGTTCGTGATTGTCCGTACGACACCCTGAAACTGGCGCAACTCGGCGATGAGGTTGCCCTGGGCACACCCTATTTCCATGCTCGCGACATTCCGTGCGAGATGTGCGACGACATACCGTGCGTGAAGGCCTGCCCGACGGGTGCGCTCGATCCCGCTCTCACCGAGATCAATGCAGCCCGCATGGGACTGGCTGTTGTGGTCGATCAGGAGGCCTGCATTGCGTTTCAGGGTTTGCGCTGCGAGGTGTGCTTCAACGTGTGCCCGGTGCGCGGCAAGGCGATTACGTTGAACTACCAACACAACGACCGCAGCGGCAAACATGCCTTGTTTATTCCGGTGGTGCATTCGAAAGATTGCACCGGCTGCGGCAAGTGCGAGAAGTCGTGCATTCTCGAAGAGGCGGCGATCAAGGTGTTTCCGCTGGCGCTGGCCAAAGGCATGCTGGGCAAGCACTACCGTCTTGGCTGGGAGCAGAAGGCCGATGCCGGCAAGGCGCTGGTGACGCCGGACGCCCCGCACCAATACAACCTGCCTGAAGGTATGCGATACGAACACGGTGGCAAAGGCCTGGTGCCAGAGCAGCAGCCGGGCCAGCAGGGCGTGCCACCGTTCTCAGATAACCCGCTCGATACCCTCAATCGCAAAGGAGGGTTGTGA
- the napH gene encoding quinol dehydrogenase ferredoxin subunit NapH, translating into MKPGERPGQEAIASKGWIGAHRYLILRRLSQLGILALFMAGPWLGYWIVKGNLASSLTLDTLPLTDPLVALQMLFAGHLPEAAALTGVFIVLVFYLLVGGRVYCSWVCPINIVTDTAEWLRMRLNIKSGAQLSEKARYWLLGAILVVSAISGSIAWELINPVSMVYRGLIFGMGLAWGVVAAVFLLDLFVGRRAWCGHLCPVGAFYGLLGEGAVLRVAAVKREECDDCMDCFAVCPEHQVIKPALKGADKGLGPIIASGHCTNCGRCIDVCTRDVFTFTTRFSHPATVPAAVNNERDAPRRSQPEITKAERQSAG; encoded by the coding sequence ATGAAACCCGGCGAGCGTCCTGGGCAAGAGGCGATTGCCAGCAAGGGGTGGATCGGTGCGCACCGTTATCTGATCCTGCGGCGTTTGAGCCAGCTCGGCATCCTGGCGCTCTTTATGGCCGGCCCCTGGCTCGGCTACTGGATCGTGAAAGGCAATCTGGCATCCAGTCTCACCCTGGATACACTGCCGCTGACCGATCCGTTGGTCGCATTGCAGATGCTGTTCGCCGGACATTTGCCGGAAGCCGCCGCGTTGACCGGGGTGTTCATCGTGCTGGTGTTTTATCTATTGGTCGGCGGGCGCGTCTATTGCAGTTGGGTTTGCCCGATCAATATCGTGACCGATACCGCCGAATGGCTGCGCATGCGTTTGAATATCAAGAGCGGTGCGCAGCTCTCAGAGAAGGCAAGGTACTGGTTGCTGGGTGCGATTCTCGTCGTTTCCGCGATCAGCGGCAGCATCGCCTGGGAGTTGATCAATCCCGTGTCGATGGTCTACCGCGGACTGATCTTCGGCATGGGTTTGGCTTGGGGCGTGGTCGCGGCCGTGTTCCTGCTCGACCTGTTCGTCGGCCGGCGTGCCTGGTGTGGCCATTTGTGCCCGGTTGGGGCGTTTTATGGCCTGCTCGGCGAGGGCGCTGTGCTGCGCGTGGCCGCCGTGAAGCGTGAGGAATGTGACGACTGCATGGATTGCTTTGCGGTGTGTCCGGAGCACCAGGTGATCAAGCCGGCATTGAAAGGGGCGGACAAAGGCCTCGGTCCGATCATAGCTTCGGGGCACTGCACGAACTGCGGGCGCTGCATCGATGTGTGTACCCGTGACGTATTTACCTTTACCACGCGTTTTTCACATCCGGCTACGGTTCCGGCAGCCGTGAATAACGAGCGCGATGCGCCGCGGCGTTCGCAACCTGAGATAACGAAAGCCGAAAGACAATCGGCAGGATGA
- a CDS encoding nitrate reductase cytochrome c-type subunit, with protein sequence MKNPLSLFYLLVVALLFASSAGAEVKSLRGDAAVDSNADTQAAELKTYYKDHQPLQRDYLQQPPLIPHQIDGYIINVKHNKCLSCHSWKNYREHNATKISQTHFESRDGAVLSNVSARRYFCTQCHVPQVDAKPLVENTFQPVDTMRMN encoded by the coding sequence ATGAAGAACCCGCTATCACTATTTTACCTGTTGGTTGTTGCCTTGTTGTTCGCTTCGAGTGCCGGCGCCGAGGTGAAGTCGCTGCGCGGCGATGCGGCCGTTGATTCCAACGCAGACACCCAGGCGGCTGAACTCAAAACCTATTACAAGGATCATCAGCCATTGCAGCGCGATTACCTGCAACAACCGCCGCTGATCCCACACCAGATCGACGGATACATCATCAACGTCAAGCACAACAAGTGTTTGAGTTGCCATAGCTGGAAGAACTACCGCGAGCACAACGCAACCAAGATCAGCCAGACGCACTTCGAAAGTCGCGATGGCGCCGTGTTGTCCAACGTCTCGGCTCGGCGCTATTTCTGTACCCAGTGTCACGTTCCGCAGGTCGATGCCAAGCCGCTGGTCGAGAATACCTTCCAGCCGGTCGACACCATGCGAATGAACTGA
- a CDS encoding NapC/NirT family cytochrome c, which produces MTYKQKAGGFALGALLIAFIVGILFWGGFNWAMEMTNTEEFCISCHEMRDNVYEEYVQTVHYNNRTGVRATCPDCHVPKEWIYKVKRKIQATNELYHKALGSIDTREKFEAKRLELARHVWDAMKETDSRECRNCHEFNSMDYVKQGRRGRKEHQEGFAEGKTCIDCHKGIAHELPDMYEEDSSAVLNRH; this is translated from the coding sequence ATGACCTATAAACAAAAGGCCGGTGGTTTTGCGCTCGGCGCATTGCTGATCGCCTTCATCGTCGGCATCCTGTTCTGGGGTGGTTTCAACTGGGCGATGGAGATGACCAATACGGAAGAGTTCTGTATCTCGTGTCATGAGATGCGCGACAACGTGTACGAGGAATACGTCCAGACCGTCCACTACAACAACCGGACCGGCGTTCGGGCGACGTGCCCCGATTGTCACGTGCCGAAAGAGTGGATATACAAAGTTAAGCGCAAGATCCAGGCGACCAACGAGCTGTACCACAAGGCGCTCGGCTCGATCGATACGCGCGAGAAATTCGAAGCGAAGCGACTGGAGTTGGCCCGCCACGTGTGGGACGCAATGAAAGAGACCGACTCGCGCGAATGCCGCAACTGCCATGAGTTCAATTCAATGGACTATGTGAAGCAGGGGCGTCGCGGACGCAAGGAACACCAGGAAGGATTCGCCGAGGGCAAGACCTGCATCGACTGCCATAAAGGCATTGCGCACGAACTGCCCGACATGTATGAAGAAGACAGCAGCGCCGTGTTGAACCGGCACTGA
- a CDS encoding RNA-binding S4 domain-containing protein, which produces MPDNTERMRLDKWLWAARFYKTRGLAGEAIEGGKVHLNGQRTKPGKDIRVGSRLEINKEGLTWDIEVCVLPKQRRPAAEARGFYTETDESQRRREQMLEQLRTARQATPLQTATKPNKRDRRLIHRFKEDSRR; this is translated from the coding sequence ATGCCTGACAACACCGAACGCATGCGTCTCGACAAATGGCTGTGGGCCGCACGCTTCTACAAAACCCGCGGCCTCGCCGGCGAGGCGATCGAAGGCGGCAAGGTGCATCTGAACGGCCAGCGCACCAAACCCGGCAAGGATATCCGTGTCGGCAGCCGGCTTGAGATCAACAAAGAAGGGCTGACCTGGGACATCGAAGTCTGCGTACTGCCCAAACAACGTCGCCCTGCCGCGGAAGCCCGCGGCTTCTATACCGAAACCGATGAGAGTCAGCGAAGACGCGAACAGATGCTTGAGCAACTGCGCACCGCCCGTCAGGCCACGCCGCTGCAAACCGCAACCAAGCCGAACAAGCGCGATCGCCGCTTGATCCACCGTTTCAAAGAAGACAGCCGCCGCTAG
- the grxC gene encoding glutaredoxin 3, giving the protein MPEIVMYTTAMCPYCVRAKMLLQRKGMNWEEKRIDLDHGLMSEMLQRSNRRTVPQIFIGDHHVGGYDDMAELDAMGQLDPMLGLVAAGMPGDTPHTRDSSEDAPT; this is encoded by the coding sequence ATGCCGGAAATCGTCATGTATACCACCGCGATGTGCCCCTATTGCGTGCGCGCGAAAATGCTGCTGCAACGCAAAGGGATGAACTGGGAAGAAAAGCGCATCGATCTGGACCACGGTCTGATGAGCGAAATGCTGCAGCGCAGCAACCGAAGAACGGTACCACAGATTTTCATTGGCGATCACCACGTTGGCGGCTATGACGACATGGCGGAACTCGACGCCATGGGCCAACTCGACCCGATGCTCGGCCTGGTGGCGGCCGGCATGCCGGGTGACACCCCACACACGCGCGACTCGTCGGAAGACGCGCCGACCTGA
- the pepN gene encoding aminopeptidase N, which produces MKEASPRTIRLKDYQPPDYLIETVDLSFDLREQGTRVVSRLAIKRNPQGKGGALKLNGEGLEPVWTRLNGSEMSADHYRIDEESLTLLDPPEAFVLESEVIIAPEKNTALEGLYRSGGMFCTQCEPEGFRKITWFLDRPDVMACFTVRLEADKAQYPVLLSNGNPRESGDLADGRHYAVWDDPIPKPSYLFALVAGDLRYIEDSHSTPSGRTVQLRLYVEPENIDKCDHAMRSLINAMRWDEEKYGREYDLDVYNVVAVNDFNMGAMENKGLNVFNSKYVLARADTATDTDFLGIEGVIGHEYFHNWTGNRITCRDWFQLSLKEGFTVFRDQEFSADMGARGVKRIEDVRMLRAHQFAEDASPMAHPIRPDSYIEINNFYTLTVYEKGAEVVRMQANLLGPELFRKATDLYFERHDGQAVTTEDFVRCMADASGKDLGQMQHWYDYAGTPQVKVQSEYDPEAQTFALTFEQSVPDTPGQTNKPPFLIPIVTGLVGADGDDLSVSLEAGGETATEHTLQLTQAKQQYVFHGVAQKPVPSLLRGFSAPVNLDYGYADDDLMFLMAHDSDGFNRWDAAQTLVRRVLLGMVQQYQDGVEMLVPDGVLEAFRRSLLDEQAQPALVAEVLALPSIGYLGDFMETVDIDGLHLARETLRAMIGRELDRELNDTYAALQEAGEYQPTPQAIGRRSLKNRVLGYLASASLAGEELCRQQYLAQHNMTDVMAALALIADGDHAAREEVLADFESRWRRDALVMDKWFGVQAMSNRSDTLDRVKALMQHHAFSMHNPNKVRALIGAFANANPVRFHAADGSGYEFLKKRVLELDPANPQIAARLVRALSRWRRYDEDRQAKMRAVLEAIVAIKVSKDVYEIASKSLDGG; this is translated from the coding sequence ATGAAAGAAGCCTCACCGCGCACGATTCGCCTCAAGGACTATCAGCCGCCCGACTACCTGATCGAAACGGTCGATCTGAGTTTCGACTTGCGTGAACAAGGAACGCGCGTCGTTTCGCGCCTGGCGATCAAGCGCAACCCGCAGGGGAAGGGAGGGGCGCTCAAGCTCAATGGCGAAGGCCTGGAGCCGGTGTGGACGCGACTGAACGGCAGCGAGATGTCGGCCGATCACTATCGGATCGACGAGGAGTCGCTGACCTTGCTCGACCCACCCGAGGCCTTCGTGCTCGAGAGCGAGGTAATCATCGCGCCGGAAAAGAACACCGCGCTGGAGGGTTTGTACCGCTCGGGCGGTATGTTCTGCACCCAATGCGAACCCGAAGGATTTCGCAAGATCACCTGGTTCCTCGACCGGCCGGACGTGATGGCCTGTTTCACCGTGCGCCTCGAGGCCGACAAGGCGCAGTACCCGGTGCTGTTGTCCAACGGCAATCCACGCGAGTCGGGGGATTTGGCCGATGGTCGCCACTATGCGGTCTGGGACGATCCGATTCCCAAGCCCAGCTACCTGTTCGCGCTGGTCGCCGGCGATCTGCGTTACATCGAAGACAGCCACAGCACGCCTTCGGGCCGCACGGTTCAACTGCGTCTGTACGTTGAACCGGAGAATATCGATAAGTGCGACCACGCGATGCGTTCTTTAATCAACGCGATGCGATGGGATGAAGAGAAGTACGGTCGCGAGTATGACCTGGATGTCTACAACGTCGTCGCGGTAAACGACTTCAACATGGGCGCGATGGAAAATAAGGGGTTGAACGTCTTCAATTCCAAGTATGTGCTGGCGCGGGCGGACACCGCGACCGATACCGATTTTCTCGGCATCGAAGGCGTTATCGGGCACGAGTACTTCCACAACTGGACGGGCAACCGCATCACGTGCCGCGATTGGTTTCAGTTGTCGTTGAAGGAGGGCTTCACGGTCTTCCGCGACCAGGAGTTTTCGGCCGACATGGGTGCGCGTGGTGTGAAGCGGATAGAAGACGTGCGCATGTTACGCGCACATCAGTTCGCCGAGGATGCCAGCCCGATGGCACATCCGATCCGCCCCGACAGCTATATCGAGATCAACAACTTCTACACCCTGACGGTCTACGAAAAAGGCGCCGAGGTGGTGCGCATGCAGGCGAACCTGCTCGGCCCCGAGCTGTTTCGCAAGGCAACCGACCTGTACTTCGAGCGGCACGATGGCCAGGCGGTCACGACCGAGGACTTTGTGCGCTGCATGGCCGATGCCTCGGGCAAGGATCTGGGCCAGATGCAGCATTGGTACGACTATGCCGGCACACCGCAGGTGAAGGTGCAATCCGAGTACGACCCAGAGGCACAAACCTTCGCGCTGACCTTCGAACAATCAGTGCCCGATACCCCTGGGCAGACCAATAAACCGCCCTTTCTGATCCCGATCGTGACCGGTCTGGTGGGTGCCGATGGTGACGATCTATCGGTATCGCTCGAAGCGGGCGGTGAAACCGCCACCGAGCACACGCTGCAGCTCACGCAGGCAAAACAGCAGTACGTCTTTCACGGGGTCGCGCAGAAACCGGTCCCTTCACTCCTGCGTGGCTTCAGTGCGCCGGTCAATCTCGATTACGGCTATGCCGATGATGACCTGATGTTCCTGATGGCGCACGACAGTGATGGCTTCAACCGCTGGGATGCGGCGCAGACACTGGTTCGGCGTGTGTTGCTCGGCATGGTCCAGCAGTACCAGGATGGCGTCGAGATGCTGGTTCCCGACGGCGTACTCGAGGCATTCCGCCGCAGCCTGCTCGACGAGCAGGCACAGCCGGCGCTCGTTGCCGAGGTGTTGGCGCTGCCGTCGATCGGCTATCTGGGAGACTTCATGGAGACCGTGGACATCGACGGTCTGCACCTGGCGCGTGAAACCTTGCGTGCCATGATCGGGCGCGAGTTGGATCGCGAGTTGAACGACACCTATGCGGCGCTGCAGGAGGCAGGCGAGTATCAACCCACGCCGCAGGCCATCGGTCGTCGCAGCCTGAAGAACCGGGTTCTTGGTTATCTGGCATCGGCCAGCCTTGCGGGCGAGGAGTTATGTCGCCAGCAGTACCTCGCGCAACACAATATGACTGATGTGATGGCGGCGTTGGCGTTGATAGCCGACGGTGATCACGCAGCGCGCGAAGAGGTGCTGGCCGATTTCGAGTCGCGCTGGCGGCGCGATGCCCTGGTGATGGATAAATGGTTCGGTGTGCAGGCGATGTCGAATCGCAGTGACACCCTCGATCGGGTCAAGGCGCTGATGCAACACCATGCGTTCTCGATGCATAACCCGAACAAGGTGCGGGCGCTGATTGGCGCCTTTGCCAACGCCA